A part of Onthophagus taurus isolate NC chromosome 7, IU_Otau_3.0, whole genome shotgun sequence genomic DNA contains:
- the LOC139430483 gene encoding uncharacterized protein yields MADQLVRKRAVLKASLTRFANFIASTDETRATELEIRLENHLKVLSEYEIIQDQIEELKVDEPNNERERVEFEHAYYKNVSKAKEILQKTVQLSANTSTSTFNNNFASNLDTNNVRLPTINLPEFNGNYEDWYKFKDSFNALVHENNKLSEVQKFIYLVSSLKDAAAEVVQSLEVSSENYPVALELLNERFENKKIIVNSHVRGIFELENVIKDAPKSLRQFLDGFLKHFRALKALKLPVEHWDVPMVYLLTKKLDNNTRRLWEQSVSQDIPNLNEFTDFIKNRCQILETIAQSNKTLDKDYSKPYKQRAITNVTATKISCVQCKASHSIFQCEIFLKRAIIDRIRLAKDLKLCTNCLNLNHTVQQCKSKRNCFKCSKRHHTLLHLENENSEAPRTAVTSHAVNRGTYVILSTATVYIKNGNELVEARALIDNGSDTNYVTKAFTRKLNVTETTIDPITIASVNGVTSQVSKQTNLTIQAKYTSYQVNLQFLILNRITEKIPTIKLNEQDLKIPKGVKLADRNWHTPGDIDLLIGAEIFYELLLNGKITLGRNSPVLRETRFGWLITGRLHLDRETMNSCHLSVSNPVDLHNQLQRFWSLDECPSERVLSLEEEQCEQKFVESTTRDDNGRYTVRLPFNEKMEQLGNNLAETLNRFQGLEKRLGRNAILKEDYKRFMGEYERLGHMSRITNLNSDNLEELKGENSYYIPHHPVFKTSSSTTKLRVVFDASSKTPGKLSLNETLLVGPTIQSELFSILLRFRKHKIALIADIEKMFRQVRICENHCDFQRILWRNEPTDKIGVYKLCTVTYGTAPATFLTTRCLTDLANSDLNKHSLAARAIIKDMYVDDLITGCDTLEDGLELQEEISKILTSGGFNLRKWGSNCMEILKKCTSTNANDKHLIKDETDNKTLGVIWSSSDDTLRFIINASIKPTERVTKRTILASVSKIFDPLGLVTPITTQTKVFVQQLWIMRLDWDDDLPQFIVEAWNRLKEQLLSVSEISIPRRVLVNKPVDVQLCAFCDSSEKAYAAAVYVRCVTDDGSINISLLCSKTRVAPLKKISIPRLELCGALLLVKLVNRIKNDLDYNISKLFYFTDSTIVLNWLNGNPTRWKVFVANRVAKIQALSKITDWYHVAGRENPADIPTRINDITKLNESIWWSGPKFLYDSPETWKVDYDVDTTETKEERRQAVTLTCERTDDLLTKFSSLNKLKRVMAYVMRFKQNASQPCNVRKFGPLDSDEISKAFIKIILLAQREFSSDINELNTKGGLSTSSKLRSLSPFLDSNNMLRVGGRLKNADIPYDFKHPILLPKDCPLTRLIVWQEHNRHFHAGASTTLAAIRQSFWPISGRNTVRRVLQSCIACYKYSPKHVQLKMANLPETRTAITLPFQCTSLDFAGPFEVKETKYRGRRMLKMYVCVFVCFSTKAVHLELISDLTCKTFLNSLKRFVARRGLPQQLYSDNARTFVAADKELKLAYRAITTFFRDDLINGFLTMHSITWKFMPPRAPHFGGLHGSAVKSFKRHFKRVTSGATLTIEEFTTLLCQIEGILNSRPLYPLSTDPNDFQPLTPGHFLIGSPINAIPEVDISDELPNRLRSYEKLKRLQQLFWKQFQRDYLTTLQQRGKWAKDTAQLDVGDIVLVRQVNSPSQHWPLGRILKFQPGSDKRRRVVTVLVQGKTYVRAATDVCPLPKQSVEMEHSKAGEYVGENEAPSV; encoded by the coding sequence ATGGCGGATCAACTAGTTAGAAAACGTGCTGTGTTAAAAGCATCCTTAACACGATTTGCTAACTTCATAGCTAGCACGGACGAAACACGTGCTACGGAGTTAGAAATACGTTTGGAAAACCACCTAAAGGTACTTTCCGAATACGAAATAATACAAGATCAAATCGAGGAATTAAAGGTCGATGAACCTAATAACGAACGCGAGCGGGTCGAGTTTGAGCATGCGTACTACAAAAACGTCAGCAAAGCTAaggaaatattacaaaaaacggTACAATTATCAGCTAATACGAGCACGTCAACATTTAACAACAACTTTGCCAGTAATTTAGATACAAATAACGTACGTTTGCCAACAATAAATTTACCTGAATTTAACGGTAACTATGAAGATTGGtacaaatttaaagattcctTCAACGCATTGGTTCACGAGAACAATAAGCTCTCTGAagtgcaaaaatttatttatcttgtATCATCTTTGAAAGATGCCGCAGCAGAAGTAGTACAATCATTAGAAGTTTCAAGTGAAAATTATCCTGTCGCTTTAGAGTTATTAAACGAAAGATTcgaaaacaagaaaatcatTGTTAACAGCCACGTTCGCGGAATTTTCGAGTTGGAAAACGTAATAAAAGATGCACCGAAGTCATTGAGACAATTCTTAGACGGTTTTTTGAAGCATTTTCGAGCGCTAAAAGCTTTAAAATTACCGGTAGAACATTGGGATGTTCCAATGGTCTatttattaacgaaaaaaCTCGATAATAACACGCGTCGTTTATGGGAACAATCAGTATCACAGGATATTCCCAATTTAAACGAATTTAcggattttatcaaaaatcgaTGCCAAATTTTGGAAACTATTGCTCAGTCGAATAAAACTTTAGACAAGGACTATTCCAAACCCTACAAACAACGTGCGATAACAAACGTCACAGCTACGAAAATTAGTTGCGTTCAATGCAAGGCCTCCCATAGCATTTTTCAATGCGAAATTTTCCTTAAGAGGGCTATTATTGATAGAATACGATTAGCAAAGGATCTAAAACTGTGtacaaattgtttaaacttAAATCATACTGTACAGCAATGCAAATCGAAGCGAAATTGCTTCAAATGTAGTAAGCGACATCACACCTTACTCCATTTGGAAAATGAGAACAGTGAAGCCCCAAGGACAGCCGTTACCTCTCATGCTGTTAACAGAGGAACTTATGTCATTTTATCGACTGCCACGGTCTACATAAAAAACGGAAATGAATTGGTTGAAGCACGTGCACTTATTGACAACGGAAGCGATACCAATTATGTTACGAAGGCATTCACGAGAAAACTGAACGTCACTGAGACAACCATAGACCCAATAACAATAGCCAGTGTGAATGGAGTTACCTCTCAGGTATCCAAACAAACAAACTTGACCATACAAGCAAAATACACTAGTTATCAAGTGAACCTACAGTTTTTGATATTGAATCGTATCACTGAAAAAATTCCTACCATAAAGCTAAATGAACAAGATCTAAAAATTCCTAAGGGTGTGAAATTAGCTGATCGAAATTGGCATACACCAGGTGATATCGATTTGCTGATTGGTGCTGAGATTTTCTATGAGCTACTTCTTAATGGGAAGATAACTCTGGGAAGGAACAGTCCTGTATTAAGAGAAACCAGGTTTGGGTGGTTGATAACTGGCCGATTACACCTAGACCGCGAAACAATGAACTCTTGCCATTTAAGTGTAAGTAACCCGGTAGACTTGCATAATCAGTTGCAACGATTTTGGAGTTTAGATGAATGTCCTTCTGAACGAGTGCTGTCTTTAGAAGAGGAGCAATGCgaacaaaaatttgttgaatctACCACAAGAGATGATAATGGACGTTATACGGTGCGATTGCCCTTTAACGAAAAGATGGAACAGTTGGGAAACAACCTAGCAGAAACCTTAAATAGATTCCAAGGCTTGGAGAAAAGATTGGGTCGCAATGCTATTCTGAAGGAAGATTACAAACGGTTTATGGGAGAATATGAAAGGTTGGGGCATATGAGTAGAATTACTAATTTAAATAGTGACAATTTGGAGGAGCTTAAAGGAGAAAATTCGTATTACATTCCCCATCACCCGGTTTTTAAAACATCCAGCTCCACAACTAAACTTAGAGTTGTATTCGACGCCTCTTCAAAAACTCCAGGTAAATTATCATTAAACGAAACGTTATTGGTAGGACCCACAATACAGAGCGAGTTATTTTCGATATTGTTACGATTTAGAAAACACAAAATAGCTTTGATTGCTGACATCGAGAAAATGTTTCGCCAGGTACGAATTTGTGAGAATCATTGCGATTTTCAGCGCATCCTTTGGAGAAACGAACCTACGGACAAAATTGGAGTATACAAATTATGTACTGTTACTTACGGAACTGCACCAGCAACATTCTTAACTACTAGGTGTTTGACAGACTTGGCTAACTCAGACTTGAATAAGCATTCTTTGGCAGCAAGAGCAATAATAAAGGATATGTACGTGGATGATCTTATCACAGGTTGTGACACATTAGAAGACGGTTTAGAGCTTCAAGAAGAAATATCCAAAATACTAACCAGTGGAGGGttcaatttaagaaaatgggGGAGCAATTGTATGGAGATCTTAAAGAAATGTACAAGTACAAATGCTAatgataaacatttaattaaagacGAGACAGATAACAAAACTTTAGGTGTTATTTGGTCTTCATCAGATGACACTctacgatttattattaacgcaAGTATCAAACCAACTGAAAGAGTGACAAAGAGAACTATTCTAGCAAGTGTTTCCAAAATATTTGATCCTTTGGGATTGGTAACACCTATTACGACTCAAACAAAGGTATTTGTACAGCAACTGTGGATAATGAGGTTGGACTGGGATGACGATTTACCGCAGTTTATTGTTGAGGCTTGGAACCGTTTAAAGGAGCAATTGCTTTCCGTCTCGGAAATTTCCATTCCTCGACGAGTACTTGTGAACAAGCCTGTGGATGTTCAACTTTGTGCATTTTGCGATAGCAGCGAGAAAGCATATGCAGCGGCCGTTTATGTGAGATGCGTTACGGATGATGGTAGCATAAATATTTCTCTACTCTGTTCTAAAACGAGAGTAGCAccattgaaaaaaatttcaatcccACGTTTGGAATTATGCGGTGCATTACTATTAGTCAAATTGGTAAACCGTATAAAAAATGATCTAGACTATAACATTTCcaaactattttatttcaCTGATTCGACAATAGTACTAAACTGGCTTAACGGAAATCCGACAAGGTGGAAGGTATTTGTTGCCAATAGAGTGGCCAAGATACAAGCCCTCAGCAAGATTACTGATTGGTACCATGTCGCAGGAAGAGAAAATCCTGCCGATATTCCAACACGCATTAATGACATAACCAAATTAAATGAATCTATATGGTGGAGTGGTCCAAAATTCCTGTATGATTCTCCTGAAACCTGGAAGGTAGATTATGATGTTGATACAACCGAAACTAAAGAAGAAAGGAGGCAAGCAGTTACACTTACTTGTGAACGAACAGATGATTTGTTGACTAAGTTTTCATCActcaacaaattaaaaagagtGATGGCATACGTAATGAGATTTAAACAAAACGCATCACAGCCATGTAATGTTAGAAAATTTGGACCCCTAGATTCTGATGAAATAAGTAAagcatttataaaaattatattgttgGCACAGCGTGAGTTTAGCTCCGATATAAATGAACTGAACACAAAGGGTGGATTGTCCACGTCGAGTAAATTAAGGTCATTGTCACCTTTTCTTGATTCCAATAACATGTTACGCGTTGGTGGTAGATTAAAAAATGCTGACATACCGTATGATTTTAAGCATCCAATACTTTTACCAAAAGACTGCCCATTAACGAGATTAATTGTCTGGCAAGAGCACAATAGGCATTTTCATGCAGGAGCGTCAACCACTTTGGCTGCTATTAGACAGTCCTTTTGGCCAATATCTGGGAGGAATACCGTTAGACGTGTCCTACAAAGTTGCATTGCATGTTATAAATACTCGCCGAAACATGTTCAATTAAAAATGGCAAACTTACCTGAAACTAGAACAGCGATAACCTTACCTTTTCAATGCACTTCACTGGATTTCGCTGGTCCttttgaggttaaagaaaCTAAATACCGCGGCAGACGAATGCTGAAAATGTATGTTTGTGTTTTCGTTTGCTTCTCAACAAAGGCTGTTCACTTGGAACTCATTTCGGATTTGACCTGTAAGACATTCTTAAATTCCTTAAAACGATTCGTCGCGAGGCGCGGTCTCCCACAGCAGCTTTATTCAGATAACGCCAGAACGTTTGTGGCTGCTGATAAAGAATTGAAATTAGCTTACAGAGCCATTACAACATTCTTTCGGGATGATTTAATAAATGGCTTCTTGACTATGCATTCTATAACTTGGAAATTTATGCCTCCACGTGCTCCACATTTTGGTGGCTTGCATGGATCAGCggtaaaatcatttaaacgacattttaaaagagTAACATCCGGAGCTACATTAACGATCGAAGAATTTACGACATTATTGTGTCAAATAGAAGGTATCCTAAACTCCAGACCTTTATATCCGCTTTCAACCGATCCCAACGATTTCCAACCTTTAACTCCTGGTCATTTCTTGATCGGTAGCCCAATTAACGCGATTCCTGAGGTGGATATATCAGACGAACTGCCAAACCGATTACGaagttatgaaaaattaaaacgtctTCAGCAACTGTTTTGGAAGCAGTTTCAGCGAGACTATCTCACCACTTTGCAACAAAGAGGGAAATGGGCCAAGGATACCGCACAATTGGATGTGGGTGACATCGTGTTGGTAAGGCAAGTAAATTCACCATCTCAACATTGGCCACTGGGACGAATCCTCAAATTTCAACCCGGCAGCGACAAGCGAAGAAGAGTAGTGACCGTTCTGGTGCAAGGAAAAACCTACGTCAGAGCAGCAACTGATGTCTGCCCACTTCCTAAACAGAGTGTTGAAATGGAACATTCCAAGGCGGGGGAGTATGTTGGGGAGAACGAAGCGCCGAGCGTTTAG